GGCGCCTTGGTGGCCTCGATACAGCCCTTCAAGGACGCCACCGTGAACGCCCCTTCGCCCGAAGACCAGACCCTCATCCATCAACTGCTGCTGCAGTACACCGGCAGCGTCACCGACGGCGACGCCAAGCGCTTCGAGTCGCTGCTGCTGGACCTGAACATCCCGTTCTCCGGCGCATCGAAGGACTTCGGCGCGTCTGCCGGCCTGGCGAATGTCCAGAACTACCAGGACTTCAGGAAGGCCATCTTCGGTTCCGGAAAGCGCTACAAGCAGCGCCACTCGAACGTGAAGATCGAACAGGTCGGTCTGCTGGCGCAGGTCTCGCTCGACTACGAGACCGCCTTGCAGGAAGAGCCGTACAGCGGCAAGGGCTGGAAGGTGCTGCACCTGCTGAAGGTCGGCGGCCACTGGAAGATCGTCAGCGAGTTCTACGTCGGTTATCCCCGGTGAGTCGCACCCACGCGCGTGCCGGCGCATGCGCCTCCGGGCGTGATTCAATCTCGATCCGACTGCCGCGAGCGAGACCGCGATGACGCCCTCTGAAACTCAAGCCTTGAAGAAGCGCTGCACCCGGTGGGTGTCAGGTTTTGCCCCACGATCGTTCGCCGAAGACCTGGAGGCCGTCGCGGCCTGGGCGCGAGCCAACGACGTGTCCGCCGATGTCTACGGCGAGGGCGGCGCCGTCGAGCTCCTGGAGCAGCGCGTTGCGGGCCTGCTGGGAAAGCCGGCCGCCGTCTTCATGCCCAGCGGCGTGATGGCGCAGCTGATCGCCTTGCGCCTGCATGCGGACGACAAGCGACTGTCGCGTTTCGGCATGCATGCGACCTGCCATCTGGCGACGGAAGAGGAGCAGGCCTTCTCGCACTTGATGGGGCTGCAGGCGACGGTCCTCGGGCAGTCGCACCGGACGCTCAACAGGAGTGATCTCGAACAGCCTGCCGAAGCCTTGTCCGCAGTGGTGCTCGAACTCCCGGCCCGCGTGATCGGCGGGCAGTCGCCGACCTGGGAAGAACTGGTCGCCATCAAGGCCTGGGCGGCCGAGACCGGCACGCGTCTGCATCTCGACGGTGCGCGCCTGTGGGAGGCCGCCGCCTGGTACGGCAAGAACTGCGCCGAGATCGTGGGTGGCGTCGACACCGTGTATGTCTCGACCTACAAGGGGCTCGGCGGTTTCTCCGGGGCGCTGCTCGCGGGCGACGAGACGGTGATGGCCCAGGCACGCGTGTGGCGGCGGCGCATGGGCGGAACGATCTATCAGCTGGCGCCGCTCGCCGCGTCTGCGGCCTGCCGTCTTGACGATAGGCTGGCGCTGATGCCCCGCCTGTTCGAGCGCACGGTGCGGGTCGTCGAGGCATTGAGCAAGGTCGACGGCATCCGCATCAATCCCGCCGCGCCGCACGCGAACATGTTCCACGTCCACATGGATGGCGAGGTCCAGCGCCTGATCGAGGCCCGCAACGCGATTGCTGAGAGCGACGGCCTGTGGCTGTTCAACGCGGCACGCGAGACGGGCTCGCCGGGCCGGGCCGTC
This genomic stretch from Mitsuaria sp. 7 harbors:
- a CDS encoding nuclear transport factor 2 family protein: MPGLNKPWGTLCLIAACLASAGVPLAVRAAPADGALVASIQPFKDATVNAPSPEDQTLIHQLLLQYTGSVTDGDAKRFESLLLDLNIPFSGASKDFGASAGLANVQNYQDFRKAIFGSGKRYKQRHSNVKIEQVGLLAQVSLDYETALQEEPYSGKGWKVLHLLKVGGHWKIVSEFYVGYPR
- a CDS encoding low specificity L-threonine aldolase; amino-acid sequence: MTPSETQALKKRCTRWVSGFAPRSFAEDLEAVAAWARANDVSADVYGEGGAVELLEQRVAGLLGKPAAVFMPSGVMAQLIALRLHADDKRLSRFGMHATCHLATEEEQAFSHLMGLQATVLGQSHRTLNRSDLEQPAEALSAVVLELPARVIGGQSPTWEELVAIKAWAAETGTRLHLDGARLWEAAAWYGKNCAEIVGGVDTVYVSTYKGLGGFSGALLAGDETVMAQARVWRRRMGGTIYQLAPLAASAACRLDDRLALMPRLFERTVRVVEALSKVDGIRINPAAPHANMFHVHMDGEVQRLIEARNAIAESDGLWLFNAARETGSPGRAVTEIYVGDNLLALSDDVVAKAFSRLIALANQA